The following nucleotide sequence is from Larus michahellis chromosome 17, bLarMic1.1, whole genome shotgun sequence.
GAGGTTCTTGCCTaatgcagaggagcagaggcacAAACACAGCACCCTTTTCCCCAGCCTTTTCCTAACAACCACCTACAAGCAGCTTCCAAGCTCTCAGCTCTCATGGGTCTCCAGCTCCAGACCCATCAGGATGTGCACATAGCAATAACAAAGAGCATTAAGAAGGGAAGATTACCTCAGAGAGTCCCGTCTCCAGCCAACCCGGCATCCGAAGAATGGGGGATCTCATCATGAAGGGGCTGAAGCTGGGGGAAGCAGGGAAAAGCTCTGACTCCTGCAGGTGCTCTCCAAAAATCTGGTCAAAGATACGACTTGGTGCCAACCAAGATAACAGAGGTCTGCGGATCAGGGGGTTATGAATGGTGATATCCATTGGAGTGTGCTGGAGGAGCCCGGCAAACAACTGTGCTGCAATGCTGTGCTGGGAGTGTGGAACAGCTTTATACCCGTGCAGCTGGCCtggccttccccccctccccgaggcctCTTGAACAGTGGTGTCAGGGATTTTATTGTCCCACTCCTGGGCTGGTCCCTTCAGCAGTGCCCAGTAGCTGTCTGGGGGATTTGAACACActgctgaggaggagggggaaggggagaagaagaaaaggagccTAATGGGGCAGCAAGAAGCCAAACTGCCCAGCCACCCGCCCCGCTCCCCACGTGCTGTTTATCTGCTGAGTCCCAGGCAGGCTTGGCGGATGTTCCTAGCTGCTTTGGATGCCAGCAGGATCAATGCAGCTCCTATCTTTGGCTCACAGGGAAAATTACAAGGGGCCGTTGTTCCCACTGCCAGCACTGAGACTTCAGCTCCCCACATCACCCACCAGTCTCAGAAGAACTCTGCTTTTCCACAAGGCAAAGGAAGCCACAGGTCTACTTTATTCAGAGGACAGGAAAGATCCCAGGAGGTCTTTGCTGAGATACCCCTGGCAGTGTGGCTCTCTGCAGCCCAGTAAGCCCCGCTGCTTTAGTGCAAGCCCTTTGGTGTTTGTGCAAATGAAGAATGGCTTTCTCCACAGAGCTTCAGCCCAACACCTCTTGTCTTTTGCCTACTACAGAAACCACTTTGCTGGAGAGAGCAGAagagcccaactctctcagtagTCCAGAGGGATGTGAGCAGAGATAAACCGTGCATGCCAACAGCCTCCATGACACTGCACTGAGACATGCCTTCTCAGGGATATAAGCTACCTCTGTCTGCCTGTGGCCCTGAAGTAAGCTGATTTCCTATAATTATGCTCCTAACATGTCTTAATTCactcatttattttaattcctgcATTGCCTGTGAGTCTACATCATGGGAATGGGTTCAGCCTAGCAACTGTCCTTAAAGGGCAAGAGCTAGTCTCTGCCCCTCAGAGCTTGCAACTTAAATACCATTACTGGCTCAGAGGCACTTCGTTCTTACTGCTAGGACCACCAGTCCTTTGCAAAAGGGTCTGACCCTCTTCCTCTCAGCTTGCCTGCAAGAATAGGGAGAAGAATTTGCCCTGTGCAACAGCTCAGGCCATAAATAACTTCTCCAATTCCCCATTACATCAACAGCAGTGCACCTGCTCTCTCATACTGCAGGGACATGGACTCAAATCTCTGGTTTCAGGGTACAAGGAGCTTAACTGGGCACTACTCCTCCCCagttccctccccccccagttcaATAAAACTGGATCTATGCCGGATTCAGATGCCTGCTTAACTTGTGATCACTGGCACAGGCATTTCTCCAGGTCTCATTACATTGTGCCAAAGCCCTGGCCAGGAAGGGTCTGGACAGCCAGCTTACAGCAGCATGGTTCAGGATGTGGAGGTGTCAGTAGTGGGATCTGGATCCCGTCTAGCCCTGCTTAACTACCTCCAGTATTTCACTACTCATAGGAACAAAAGGCTTGAGCTGTCCGCTCAGCTTCTGGGAAAATCAAGCTCCTTTGTGTAGGGTACAGGAGGGGCTGATTTGGGCCCTAAGCTCACAGTGGGGTGATGGGTGTGATAGTTTGCACAACCTGATCAAGCACCAGCGAGCATTAGCTACTGCTCCATCCCCATGGGGTGCTTTAGGGCCCACAGGACCAGTGTCAGGGACTCCTTAAACAATGAGCCTTCTTGCTAGCCCTTGCCTTTGGGGACATCCCAGGCAGCAAGAGCCTGGGGTCTgtcctgctttctcctcctgcagcctccctcacctcacctctgtgcctcCCTGCTGTACTTGGCTGCCCGTTTGCCTCCTGCACCCCCTGCTCAAGGTGGGGATCTCAGAGGCTGGGAGAAGGTGCGGGATTTTCCTGAGGCATCCCTGACTGCAGGCAGTGCCTGCACTCCCTGCTGGAATGCAGCAAGAAGCTTCCCTTGTCACCCTGGCGAGGCATCCTGGGGCCTGTGTGCGTGGCTATTTTGGTCCATCTTTTTATCACACACTCCTCCCTGTGGAACTCGCCCAATTAAAACCTTGCAATCTGCAGCCTTCACTCTCAGAGGCAGTGAGTGCTTGGAAGGTTCCCTTCTCAGACACGCCATGGCTGCACGGACTGTGCCCCACGCCTACCCCATGAGTTCGGAGTACGAGTTTGCCAACCCTAGCAAGATCTATGACCAGAACTTTGGAGAAGGTAAGAAAGGAGATGGGATCCCCCCGGCACCTTTCTCTCCTCTGGTGCAGGAGCACGGGTGGAGTCCCCCCCGGGGGAGAGTGAGCTCCAGAGCAGGATAGGGAAGCTGGAGCCAAGGAATTGTGAGTGTGAGAACCCAGGCCAAATCAGGGGGGAATATCAGGGGAATAGCCAGGGTCTCTCTTTTCAGGTCCACTTCCTTCATCCATGCCTACTGCTGTCTCTCTTGTCCCTCTCTCATGCCCCCAGTGGTCTGGCATTCATGCGTATGCTGTGCAAACATGGAGCAAAATGCTccggggggttggggggatggAGTTTTTGCAGCCGGGGGCTGTGGAGAAAAGCTGAGCTGGGGTGTTCAGCACAAAGCCTGGCAGTggctggcagaggggaaggaatgTGGGCAGCAGCAGAACCATTCAGCACCAGCACAACAgcgtgaaaaggaaaaaagctccaAGGAAAGCCCCCTGGACAATGGCACACAAAAGGCCTTTAGTTCTTCAGGGCAGTTTCTTCATCATCAGCATTTTCCATGCCCATCcctggctgtgggctttgcacTGCAGAGCACCCAATGCACCTACCGGTCCCTCCCTGTCCACCCAGCAGACAAGCTGGATGCCAGCCCCTTAGcctgctggcagctgccagcTGCATGGTGGGAGGCAGTGGCTGGCAGCCGTCTGGTTCTCTGTGTGTTTTAGAGACAGAAAGGTAGGAACTTCAAAAAATTCCATCCATATTGTGCTGATGTGGTAGTAAAACCAAGGTGTTTGCCAGGTCCCAGCCTCCTCCTGTCTCCCTCCCCTGTGTGCTGCCAACCATCCTTCTCCAACTCCTTCCCCTGGAAACCCCACGCTCCTTACTGAGTCTCATTTTCAGGTGTGTCCCCATGTGAGATTTTAGCCCCTGCCCTGTACCATGGCTACTACATCAGGCCTCGGATCAATAAGCAGCTGGATAGAGGCACCTCTGAGATCAGCCTCAATGAGCACAAATTCCAAGTCTTCCTGGATGTCTGTCACTTCCTGCCAGATGAGCTCACTGTCCGCACTGTAGACAAcctgctggaggtggtgggacaGCACCCACAGAAGGCTGACCGCCATGGCTTCATCTCCCGAGAGTTCACCAGGACCTACATTCTCCCTCTGGATGTCGACCCCTTGCTGGTGAGAGCTACATTGTCCCATGATGGCATCTTAAGCATTGTGGCTCCCCGGACGGGAAAGGAGGTGAAGGCCAGAGTCAACGAGGTGAAGATAACCCAACAGGAGCAGCCAGTGGGGAAGGAAGAACAgtctgaggaaggaaaaaggaaggaagagtcCTAAAGGCCCTAGATCTGGGCTTGCACAGGGCaggtgggggggaaagggatggggaatccaTGGTGCCAGACCCTTATTTCTCACCATCAGTGTTTAGCCGGGCTAAACAGGCAGCCATATATATGCCATACTTCTGCTTCTTAAGACCGATGGCTGGAAAAAGGGACTTGGAACTGAAAAAAGAGGGGGACTAAAGTGTCAGTGTGAGGGACTGTGATGCAAGTTTTCTCCTAGGTCAAGTGCTCATCGAGCAGGGTGCTCTTCTCTCACCCCAAATGGCAAGGGTCACTCTTACCCTAAACTGTGAGGCTGTGTCGCAGTGGACTGTTAAACAGCTGCTGTGCTCTAGCCCAGAAGGGTACCGGGAAGAGGGAAGAGATGATCCCAGTGCCTTGCTTCTGAGCTGGTAGCTGACCTCTGTGGAGATGGAAGGTGCTTGTTGGTCTGTAAAAGTGCCTGCAGCTCTCAGGAGGAGAGAGGAATAAATCTGCCTCTGATCTGCTCTTGTTTGCCTTGGATTCATGTTGCTTCTGGCCAAGCTACTCTGCAGCAGGAAGGATGGACGGTGCCTTAGCTGCTCCAGAtgtggggagcagagcagcagagagttcACACTACGCTTATATGTGGAAATGGCATCAGTGGGGACTTGGAGGGACTCTGTCCACGGGGCAGCCAGGGGGACCTCTGTGATTGACCCTACTGGCTCAGGTGCAGCTGGAGTTGCTTGCTGTTGTAGGGAGTCCTCAGTGGGCAGTAGCCTCAAGGAGAAAAGATGTAGAGTGACGGGCTCTTGGAAGCTCACTGTGCATTTCCAGACCTGCAGCTGGAGTTAGCTCAAGTTAAAAATGGTCTCTGCTTACTTCAGCCCTCTAGTTTATGGGACTTAAGGCTTATTCACACACAGAATTTTTCAGCCGTTGTGAGGGGAGTGAAATGCTGAAGGGAAAGGCTCTGCTCAGATCCCAAGTGCCTTGCTGGCATCCCAGCACTCTCTGTAGAGTCACAGAAGGGAAGAATTTGGCCTCTTTTGCAGACACCATGATGCTACCAACTACATGAGAAATGTCTCCATAGTCTTGTGATGTTGGGCTAGGGGGcgtgtgtgctgctgctggtggcagctgctgcctcgGATGGCCCCTAGGGCTCAGCAGGTGCCAGTTGCAATCCTTGTCTTGTTGGAGCCAATTAAAGCAGCCAAAATGCTGTGTCACTGGCCAAATATGGGGGTCCCTGGCATGCCTCAGTGCAGCCCTCccacagaggagagagaaggttCCAAGGTCCCTGTGGACAgagtttctccctctccctgctgggaggCAGAGGCTTCTGCACTCTGCCTCCATGAATACATAGGGCCAGAAATGCCCTGCTCAGGACTCTATCCCATGCAGCATACCTCCTTGGTTGCTGAAACACCGGTATAAGGCTGCTCTTTCACCCTTGCCAGGCAACGTGGTATCCAGACCAGAGTGAATCACTGTGCAGCTATTTTCTACTTCTCAGGGTCCCTGCCAGCAATGAGTATCAGAGTCAAattaagagcagccctgcttGCCAGCCTCATGAGCGCAAACAGGAGGATGACTAAGCCTCCATCTCCCCCGGTGCAGATCAGATACCCACACTCACAGTCTGTATTGCTGAGGGATGCCCTTACTCATGAAGTAGGACCAGGTAAGCTGCTGCCAGTAAGTATTTCAGacactgacaaaataaaaatcacctttaCAACAGGCTTCATCTaagttattaataataattccAAAGATAATCCTGGACTAGTGGCTTTCAATCATCTGAAGCAGCTGCTTGTAAAGGCAGGAACAGCccagtccttagctgctcctctgTGTACAAGCCTCTTTCTGCTCCTCAGTGCACACCGCATCAGCCTCGTGCACTGCACCAGGTACGTACCACATCCCATTCACAGCAGCACCCACCCGAGTTCCAGGAGGACTGAGTTCTTGAGCCCATATCCCTGTGATGAGGGCAGAGACCTCTATCTGTGTGTGGGATCAGGCGTGGCCTTAATTTCCTTAGTGCCCTGCCATTAAAGGATTCCTCAAACTCACAGCCATTTCAGAGCAGCAtctataaaatgcttttctttgtttctgatcTGGCATCTTCCGTGCTGGTAAGAAGGATTGATGGTCCCCTTGCTCACTGCAGGCCTCCCGTCACTAGGATAAACATCTTAACTGGACTGGCGATAGGGAGGATGGCCAACATATGACCTGCAAGCTGGGGAAAGGATGCCTGGCTGAAGGAGCGCACGTACACACACAATGCAGACATGGCACACGCTAGCGCATGAAATGCCATCTGGCCCTGCTCTGACTCTACAACACAAGGGTTGTGGGTTGCTGAACCACTGAGGGCTGAAAACAGCATGTGGCCAGGGCTGGGACTGCACCAGGAGTGGATTCTAAGACAAAAGAGCCCAAAACACTTCAGAGCTCTCTCTCCTTCATTTTTTATACCCAATGCCAACTTGTTGTGTGCCTGTACCACATCTATCACAGTGTGGTCCCAATCCCTTGGTGTCTGAGGTACCTTGACACTATTGCAATAGAAATACACAGCGTTAGTAGTCATTACACAGTTCTGTTCTCCCTCTGGCTTTTATTAGCCCTGTCTTTGCTCTCCAACGAGTTCATTCTCTATTGCTGGGCACTTGCAGGTTCTTCCTGTGCAAGTTGCACAGCCTGTTACCCAGATGATGTCCCTGAGTGCATGAAGACAGCTGCCCTGATCAGTGATGCAGTGAGAGGGGCTGCCACTGCCTGGTGTCAGACACTGGGCTCTTCCTCTGCATCCCAGCAGACTTTGCACAAAATAGCCTGATCGGTTTGCTGAGCAGGAGCACTGGAAGCCATGCTCTTTTTCATCCCTGCAGACACAGACCAAGGAGGGAATGCAGAGTGGCAGCCAaatgctctccagctctgccaaTGTTTTTGatgcctttctgtttctctggtgGAGCTCAAACCAGCAGCTCCAGTATTTGTGAAAGGGGCTAATAGGAACAGGctcccagccttttttttttctcttgttcacAAAGCAGCAAATCCCAAGTTATCCCAGAAATCAAAACAGACACTGGCTCACTAAATCAACAGTGTCTGTGGCAAACCCAGAGACACACAGTCTGCAACTTCCCAAGCAGGGCCAGACTCCTGAGACCACACGGTCTTTGCAGGACCCTGAGTACGTTGTCCTGTTGGGACCAGGACTAAATCCTATCTGCCTGCATAAATCCAATCCTAAATTCTCCCCAGAGTGCTGTGGCGCAGGCTGAACTATGCAATTTCTCCAGTCACATGCTGAGGAGCAGTTTCAGAGCAAGACTCAGGCTCTGCAGGTCACAGTGCAGCTCATCCAGGATTCAGCTAAGAGAGCAGCTGTGCCCCGTGGTCCTTCCAAAGGAGAACTCTTCTACTCCTGCCACTTCTGGACAGCTACAAGCTTTGCTCTGCACTCGGGCAGATGATAAATGATGCTGCAAGCCTGGCTGAGAGCGTGGGTACAGCTGGAGTAGGGGATTAGGGCTGGTTCTTGAGATAGCCCACCAGAAGGGTGAATTAATACTTACCCACTTGTCAGTACATCCCAGGAGTCATTCAGGCCTGCACAGAACTGGAGCTGACTGCCAAATCAAAGCTGTGGAGCACAGTTTCTGCTTGAGGACTACATTAACATGGTATCTTTCAGTATTGGGTATCAGCTCTCTTAGAGCTGCCAGAGACCAGCTACCTGTCGTTCAGTCCAGAAATGACCAGCCACAGTCTGAAGGGCTCTCAACAGGAGTAGAGAGGTAAACTGCACATTAATGTTCCTATTTGACATGCTGAGGGATAAGCCTAAGAGCTGTATTGCAGGTCCTTAATGATGCAAGATCCCTCATGGGtttctgtgtctttctcaaaAGCACAAACtaggtagctttaaaaaaaatgtattcccaGTAATGTCCCTGAGGTTGCATACACctttctgcctgcagcagaagcagcagcactagAGCTCAGCTGGGAGTAGACCTGCAAGCCTGCTCTCACTTTCGTTGGGGCATCACCTCCCTCCCAAGAAGATATGTTCTTTTCCAGATGATACCCGCCCATGCCACACATTTGTCTGACATACTGCTTGAGATGCAGTGATGAACAGCAGGAACAGCACTGAGAGCTCCCACTCTGGGCTTTCTCCTTTTGTTCAGGAACATTTGAagtccctcctccatcctcttttgcATCACTGCTGGTATCAGCAGGATGGCGCTGGTGGGAGAGAGGGATGGTGGAGGGACATCCACTGttcaaaacagaattttaggCCCAGGGCTGAGGCCTGGAGGCATGCTGCCACCTTGCCCTCTCCTCCCTGGGTAGCAAGAGGTGAGGGCAGGCCCCGGGGGTGCGGAGATCCCAGGGCAAGCCCTCCGGTAGATGGCACACACGGGCCTAGCACAGCATCGCTGCAGCGATGGAGAGAAATCTGACACTGCCAGACACTCCCTTGGAATAGCCAGGGGCCGAGCAGGAACCAGGAAATACAAGCTCTCCCTGTCCAGAAAACACTTCTGCTTCATGGAGGAGGGAGCGACATGGGCAATCTGTGCAGCTGCGGGCGACCACGGTGAGTATGGCATCACCAGGTATGGGGATGGCGGACAAAGCTGCAGGCAGCCCAAGTGGAAGTTTAGGGGGACGTGGCAAGCTTTGCTCCCTTGTGCTGGGTTTGCCAGGGCTCCCGGCTGGTTCTCAGCCCTGCACCTTGCCACAGCACACAGGAACAGAGAGCAGGGGCGTGGGGTCACTGCTGTgccgggacagggacagggacagggacagggacagggacgggaggctggggcagcccctgATTGACAAAGGCAGGATCAAGGGAGGTGAAGGAGCTTTGTTGCTCACATCTCTCAGTCCAGACGGGCTGTGGCACCTCCCGGGACCGGCAGCTTGGGTTCCCGCAGCCATGCCAGCAGCTGAGAATAGCTCAGTTCTAGGAAGGATCTAGTTAAAATCCCTGTCCTTGCCCCAGTGGTCTCTGGCCAGGTAGACACCCTGATGTGTCCCTTTGGCATATGCAGGCAGAGGTCCCTGGGGCAGTGCTGGCACTAAGGGCTTGTGGGTCAGCTACCCCATCCTGCGCTGAGCTCCTccggcccctctccctgcctgcgtCCGTCTGGGCTTTATTTGCGCTTGGGAAACCTTGGACACGTTTTTGAGATGATGTTGCTCTTTCTCCCTGGGAGGGAGGATGACAATTTAATCCCTCCTGGTTTACGTTGTGCCCTGGACCTGCTGCTTATACAGAAAAGGGCACAGTGGAGCATCACTTGGTgccaaatggaaatattttcaactCTGAGCATGGTACAAGGGGGAGAGTCATGAATATCAGATGAAGCTCCGAGGACACTCTCTCCAACATTGCATTTGTTAAAAGTATGAGGAATTAATCAGTACGTTTTAATAATCACAAGAGGCACAGCATCACCTAGTGGCTGAAACAGGGGAGGACGTTCAGGACACCGAGGTCCTTCCAACCTGAGCCCTGAGTTGGAGGGCAGAGGAGTTTGGGATTTAGGAACAGGAGCTGTAGGTGGGAGGTGGAAGGCTGACTCTTGACATGTCCCTCACCAAAAGTCCCATTTTCCACTTTCTCTGCCCTGTGGCTGAGGGTAAATGAGGTACCCAGGACATCAGCTTCATTACTGCAGCAGACAAAGGCCTGATCAGGGAATGCCTGAGGCACAGGCTGGTTTCCTTGAGCAGGGCTGTGGTTGCCAGGCACACTACTGATGCTGTGTGATGGGGAAAGCTTTGCCACAGCATGGACTGGCAAAGCCAGAGACTCCGGAGTACAAACACTACCATTACAGCATATACTCTGGTGGCACTTTCATGTCCAGACAGTGCCAGGCCATGCACAAACACTTCTACCTCCAAAAGGAAGTATAAACCAGAATCTGAAGGTCACTCATCTACGTAGGGCCAGGCAGGAGACCAGCTTTCTGCTCTCCTTGGGGAGCAACATGGTGTCAGGCTGGCTCCTCTGGAGCAACATCAAATTCTGCTCCCCCAAGGCTACTGGACCAGGACTTCTGTGTCCCACTTGATTTTTTCCCAGAGTCTGCATGGAAAGTAAGAAGCTGGGATGATACTTCTGCTGTGCTGTCACTACTACCTTCTGGCAGATTCCTGCAGCAGAGGGCAAAGCTCTGGCCAAAGCTTTTGATCCCAACCACCCTTGTGGGACTCAAGTGCTAACATCTGCCTTACAGACTGTGCAGTGAGAAAGCAGAGCTCTCTCCCCTGGAGTGTAATTCCCTGTCCTGCACATGGAAACACATGGGTGAAGAAGGGCCTCAGGCTCCCAGGCTGTCCCTGTGCTGCATGGGCTATTCAAACAGGCTTGAacaaggagagaggaaggcaaATGGGAATGCGCTGTTGGTAACATGGGCTTGAGAGACAACTACAGAGGGCCCAATCAAGAGCAGACTGGTGCACTGAAGCCCCGCTGCAGAAGTTTGCATGATTTATAGGTTTGCCTTggtgacagaggaaaaaaaaaaggtatttaatatTAGTTCAGGTGTTTCAAGGCACCTatagtgcttttatttctgtatattttctcaGCACCACAGCTGTGTCAGCAAAGAGCTGGGCTTCCTAAATAAAGCTGAGACTTACAAAAGGGCTCAGAGGAGGTAGGCACCCACCTTCTCCTGGACAGGAGATCCTTGACATGTTTGCTACTGAAGCATGGGCCCTAAAGGAGACAGAGCAAAGAGCATGAGACTGAGGAGGTTCCTGAAGGCTTTAAAGAAAAGCCGTTACAGCAAATTTATTCACAGAAGAAAGTTACTGATGAAGGAAAGTGTGCCCTCAGGTCTGGGTACCTCTGAAAGTATGGCCCTGTGGAGGGCAGGCCCCAGGTATTCTCACCAGTTGCTTTAGTACTTGGGGCCTCCAGTGTGCATGGACAgcaaaaaatgccaaaattcaGGACCCACTGTGAAGGAGGGTTGTATAGGGCAGAAATCACGCTGGCATTGAcatggggaaaagggaagaagcaaTATAGGAGCAGGGACATGTATGCTGTCATGTAGAATACAATGTGCTTCTGGCAGGCTGTGAGTTAGTTACAACATGCTTGACCTGGTtttgagaagaggggagaggttTGCACTGCTCTTGTTTTCCTTGCCACATCCGTCCTAATTACTGCAGATCTGAGGCTGGGAAATGCTGTCTCCTGCGTGGCTGTCATTAGCCTGCAGACAGCCTCAGAATACCTCCAGCCTACACACTGGCTGCTAATGCTCTCTCTACAAAGGAAGGCAATGAAAACAAGCAAGAGCAGCTTGGAAAACTGATACTGCAACCTACCTACCAGGAAAGAGTATAGAGACCCTGCTGAT
It contains:
- the HSPB2 gene encoding heat shock protein beta-2, producing the protein MAARTVPHAYPMSSEYEFANPSKIYDQNFGEGVSPCEILAPALYHGYYIRPRINKQLDRGTSEISLNEHKFQVFLDVCHFLPDELTVRTVDNLLEVVGQHPQKADRHGFISREFTRTYILPLDVDPLLVRATLSHDGILSIVAPRTGKEVKARVNEVKITQQEQPVGKEEQSEEGKRKEES